From Tissierellales bacterium, the proteins below share one genomic window:
- a CDS encoding virulence-associated E family protein: MLEKKKGAEDNTNDLATNQGKYNKEIQGLNEIEQEIDKRFNSDIKVVKLNEQQDSEQPQTIFHIVEDYLSKYYELRLNKIMLDIEIKEKDSYSKWAICNENDLYIEMQKKNIKVPRDKLNAILGSSYVTEYNPILNYFEGLKKWDKIDHISNLCQHISSPDIEQFEYHLKKWLVRAVKCMLIDGYFNKQAFIITDKGKGQNIGKSHFTKWLCPPGLPSTRSFEENKKDNLIKLTKNAFIILDELDGISRKDLNSLKSMFSTDETRVRLPFAKREETIQRIANFIGSTNDDTFLSDPTGSVRWLIFHVTAIDWNYSKAIDINDLWSQAYALSNDDSFEEKLTKEDLANNEKRNEEYQIRSNEQELIETFFDKPGENKRGIQFFTATDIQRVLQANFGQKLYVNSIGKAMKQLKYDRIKHKDRYGYWVVHNDKSTPAL; the protein is encoded by the coding sequence ATGTTAGAAAAGAAAAAAGGTGCTGAAGACAACACCAATGATTTAGCCACAAATCAAGGTAAATATAACAAAGAAATTCAAGGACTTAACGAGATTGAACAAGAAATTGATAAAAGATTCAATTCTGACATAAAAGTTGTAAAACTAAACGAACAACAAGATTCAGAACAACCACAAACTATATTTCACATAGTTGAAGACTATTTGTCAAAATATTACGAATTACGTCTTAATAAAATAATGCTTGATATAGAAATAAAAGAAAAGGATTCATATTCAAAATGGGCAATTTGTAACGAAAATGATCTCTATATTGAAATGCAAAAAAAGAATATAAAAGTACCTAGAGACAAGCTTAATGCTATTTTAGGATCAAGTTATGTCACCGAATACAATCCCATATTAAACTACTTTGAAGGACTTAAAAAATGGGATAAAATAGATCATATATCTAATTTATGCCAACATATATCAAGTCCAGATATAGAACAATTTGAGTACCATTTAAAAAAATGGCTTGTAAGAGCTGTTAAATGCATGCTTATTGACGGTTACTTCAATAAACAAGCATTTATAATTACAGACAAAGGCAAAGGCCAGAACATAGGAAAGTCCCATTTCACAAAATGGTTATGCCCACCTGGATTACCTTCTACAAGATCTTTTGAGGAAAACAAAAAAGACAACTTAATAAAGCTTACGAAAAATGCTTTTATAATTCTAGATGAATTAGATGGTATTTCAAGAAAAGACTTAAATAGTCTAAAATCAATGTTCTCTACTGACGAAACAAGAGTTAGACTACCTTTTGCAAAAAGAGAAGAAACTATACAAAGAATAGCCAATTTTATTGGTTCAACAAACGATGATACTTTTTTATCCGATCCTACTGGTTCCGTTAGGTGGCTTATTTTTCATGTAACTGCTATTGATTGGAATTATAGCAAAGCAATTGATATAAACGATTTATGGTCTCAGGCCTATGCGCTATCCAATGATGATAGCTTTGAAGAAAAATTAACAAAAGAGGATTTAGCAAATAATGAGAAAAGAAACGAAGAATATCAAATTAGAAGTAATGAACAAGAATTAATTGAAACATTTTTTGATAAACCAGGTGAGAACAAAAGAGGCATTCAGTTTTTTACTGCTACAGATATTCAAAGAGTTTTACAGGCAAATTTTGGACAAAAATTATATGTTAACTCAATAGGAAAAGCAATGAAACAATTAAAGTACGACCGAATTAAACATAAAGATCGATACGGATATTGGGTTGTTCATAATGATAAATCAACACCAGCACTATAA
- a CDS encoding helix-turn-helix domain-containing protein yields the protein MSQVKIIQTTPSELSSLISDSVKKELDKFKLELKKSNSNDDLLTREEACKLLNINFTTLWSHTKKGKLPSKKIGNRVYYLKSEILEALNS from the coding sequence ATGAGCCAAGTAAAAATTATCCAGACTACACCTTCTGAACTTTCTTCTTTAATATCAGATAGTGTAAAAAAAGAGTTAGACAAATTCAAGCTAGAGCTAAAAAAGTCAAATTCAAATGACGACCTATTAACCAGAGAAGAAGCATGTAAACTTCTTAATATAAATTTTACTACTCTTTGGTCACACACAAAAAAAGGTAAGCTACCATCAAAAAAAATAGGTAATCGAGTCTATTATTTAAAGTCAGAAATATTAGAAGCACTAAATTCTTAG